The window GTTCTTCTGCTATTTCATAATCTTTGCTCAGTTTCGTTAGAACCTCTATATCAGTTGAATAACCAGATTTGGTTCTTTTGATAATAGGTAGTTGCATTTTCTCAAATAATATTTTTGATAATTGTAATGGAGAATCTATATTAAAAATTTCACCAGCAATTTGATAAATATCTTTCTGCAGAATTGCCAGTTTGAGTTCCAACTCCTTTGATAGTTTTCCGAAGAATATTTGGTCAACCGAGATTCCATTCTTTTCCATATTTGCGAGAGTCTTAATAAGGGGCATTTCAATCTTGAAAAACAGTTCCTGCATATCAAACTTGGCTAACTTTTTTTTCCCGATAAATCGGGACCACAATCTAAAAGTAACATTAGCATCTTCACCAGAATATTCGGTTGCTTCTTTAATAGTGGTTTCGGCAAAATTCCTCTGTTTCTTACCTTTTCCAATAAGTTCTTCAATAGGAATCATCTTATGATGCAGATATCGTAAACTAACTGCATCAAGATTGTGGCGATGTTCCTCTGGAGAAAGGAGATAAGAAGCTATCATCGTATCAAAATAAAGATTCGCAATTTCTATTCCTTCATTCTGAAAAACCATATAATCAAACTTTATATTGTGACCTATGAAGTATTTGTGTTCATTCGCTAAGATTGGTCGTAAAGAGTTCAAGACATATTGGGTATTTAGCTGCTTTCCAATATAATGTCTTATTGGAATGTAATATGCCTTATCTGGTTCAAAACAGATTGAAATGCCAACTATTTTCCCATTAATAGGACTGCAAGAGTTTGTTTCAAGGTCAACAGAAATTTTTTCTTGCTTTTGCAGTTTGGAGAGAAGTTTATCAAACTCCAACTTACTATTAACAGTGCAATACTCAATTTTTTCGGTAGGGGAGGTCTTTTTTTTGCTTCCAAAATATTTTAGAAATGTGTTCAGTTCATACTCCTCACAGAACTTTCTTAAATCTTCTGTGAAAATATTTTGGAGAGTCAGATCTTCCAGCGAAATATCTATTGGTGCATTGCGGTCAATTGTAACCAATTCCTTTGATAGAATTCCTTGTTGGCTAAATTTTTTCACATTTTCTTTTATTTGTTCTGGAGTTATTTCTTGGCTATTAGCCAGAATATTTTCCAAACTGCCAAACTCCTGCACCAGTTTTATAGCGGTTTTGATGCCAACTTTTGGGATACCAGGAACATTGTCAGCAGAATCGCCAGTTAATGCCAGAATATCAATAACCTTGTCTGGAATGGTGCCAAACTTTTCTTTTACTTCCTCTTTACCAATATGCTTATCTTTGGATAAATCAAACAAAGTGACTTTATCATTTACAAGTTGATAAAAATCCTTGTCGCCAGACACGATTACGACATCGCAGTTGTCAGAGAATTTTTGCGTGAGAGTTCCAATAATATCGTCGGCTTCATAGCCAGGTAACGAGAGGTGAGGGACATCAGCCGACTTAACTAGGTTCTGAATAGGTTCTAATTGGTCAATAAGTTCTTCAGGCATTTTGTCTCTTGTGGCTTTATACTCTGGATACATTTTGTGGCGAAATGTAGGTTCTCTT is drawn from Candidatus Cloacimonadota bacterium and contains these coding sequences:
- the polA gene encoding DNA polymerase I, giving the protein MKEKLYIIDGTAVIYRSFYAFKYRPLINSRGENTSAIFGFLRTLISIIEKFKPKYFVITFDEREPTFRHKMYPEYKATRDKMPEELIDQLEPIQNLVKSADVPHLSLPGYEADDIIGTLTQKFSDNCDVVIVSGDKDFYQLVNDKVTLFDLSKDKHIGKEEVKEKFGTIPDKVIDILALTGDSADNVPGIPKVGIKTAIKLVQEFGSLENILANSQEITPEQIKENVKKFSQQGILSKELVTIDRNAPIDISLEDLTLQNIFTEDLRKFCEEYELNTFLKYFGSKKKTSPTEKIEYCTVNSKLEFDKLLSKLQKQEKISVDLETNSCSPINGKIVGISICFEPDKAYYIPIRHYIGKQLNTQYVLNSLRPILANEHKYFIGHNIKFDYMVFQNEGIEIANLYFDTMIASYLLSPEEHRHNLDAVSLRYLHHKMIPIEELIGKGKKQRNFAETTIKEATEYSGEDANVTFRLWSRFIGKKKLAKFDMQELFFKIEMPLIKTLANMEKNGISVDQIFFGKLSKELELKLAILQKDIYQIAGEIFNIDSPLQLSKILFEKMQLPIIKRTKSGYSTDIEVLTKLSKDYEIAEELIQYRQLKKLKSTYVDAFPKLINSRTSRIHSSFNQTVTATGRLSSSEPNLQNIPIRTEIGREMRKGFVPQNSEFSILSADYSQIELRVMAIISKDENLIANFRKGGDVHSQTAALVFGLKENEISHSQRRQAKVINFGIMYGMGSYSLSQDLRISRKEAQDFIENYFSHYPKVKDYINNTKEFAHKNGYVKTIFNRRRYLPGINSRNHQIKAFAERTAINMPIQGTAADIIKIAMNNIYKKIKDKDDEIKMLIQIHDELVFEVKTSLIDKYKKLIKTEMESVLPIDYENIVPLTVDIGYGKNWLEAH